In Zingiber officinale cultivar Zhangliang chromosome 11B, Zo_v1.1, whole genome shotgun sequence, a single window of DNA contains:
- the LOC122033320 gene encoding uncharacterized GPI-anchored protein At4g28100-like: MLPFDFLPFSNFQTERKWKKGTKMPSSLLALLFAFYLVTGVTLQAAFLELHPLGSDGFDSATVPSFPVAQGDNQSVCHLDLSDELFGGVNDACARGGLGRSRCCPVLAAWLFAAHARYALELRPPLDAAQGLAGADGPMMPDDNQKCVDSLQSALELRGIRLPRANATCDTVLCFCGIRLHQVGSLRCPAAFNVSGGKDPPRNATPTAAVRQLERDCLNASYAGCTRCLRSLEKLKGNGGDDGDRSESGNRTARMFGRDCQLMGLTWLLARNRTAYIPTASAVLRAVLYSAHPPHGGGESSDYKCSPDQENMPLAVDSLQFQQLADSAAAPPPPRASPGALTVALVLSYTFLLPIPLYRLH, encoded by the exons ATGCTTCCATTCGATTTCCTCCCTTTCTCCAACTTTCAGACAGAAAGGAAGTGGAAGAAAGGAACAAAAATGCCCTCTTCCCTCTTAGCTTTGCTGTTCGCTTTCTACCTTGTCACCGGAGTCACGTTGCAAGCCGCCTTCCTCGAGCTCCACCCACTCGGTTCCGACGGTTTCGACTCCGCCACCGTTCCTTCCTTCCCCGTCGCCCAGGGCGACAACCAGAGCGTCTGCCACCTCGACCTCTCAGACGAGCTCTTCGGTGGGGTCAACGACGCCTGCGCCCGTGGCGGCCTCGGCAGGAGCCGTTGCTGCCCAGTGCTCGCCGCCTGGCTCTTCGCCGCGCACGCGCGCTACGCGCTCGAGCTCCGGCCGCCGCTGGATGCTGCGCAAGGACTCGCCGGCGCGGACGGGCCGATGATGCCGGACGATAACCAGAAGTGCGTGGACTCGTTGCAGAGCGCGCTAGAGCTGCGCGGCATCCGCCTGCCGCGGGCCAACGCCACCTGCGACACCGTGCTCTGCTTCTGCGGCATCCGGCTCCACCAAGTCGGGTCGCTTCGGTGCCCGGCCGCCTTTAATGTCAGCGGCGGAAAGGATCCACCGCGCAACGCCACGCCGACTGCAGCGGTACGGCAGCTGGAGCGCGACTGCCTGAACGCCTCGTACGCCGGCTGCACCCGGTGCTTGCGCTCCCTCGAGAAG TTGAAAGGGAACGGCGGCGACGACGGCGACCGCAGCGAAAGCGGGAACCGGACTGCGAGGATGTTTGGCCGCGACTGCCAACTAATGGGGTTGACGTGGCTGCTGGCCAGGAACCGGACGGCATATATCCCCACGGCCTCCGCCGTCCTGCGCGCCGTTCTCTACAGCGCCCACCCTCCCCATGGCGGAGGAGAGTCGTCGGATTACAAATGCAGCCCGGACCAGGAGAACATGCCGCTCGCCGTAGACTCCCTCCAATTCCAGCAACTCGCCGACTCCGCTGCGGCACCGCCTCCTCCTCGTGCTTCGCCCGGAGCTTTAACTGTTGCACTTGTACTCTCTTACACATTTTTGCTGCCCATTCCGCTCTATCGGCTCCACTAG